AGGCACTCAACTATTACCAACAAGCTCTTGCCATTGCTCGTGAAGTGGGCGATCGCCGGGGTGAAGGAGTCACCCTCAACAACATTGGAGAAATCTATCGCAATCAAGGGCAATACCCGCAGGCACTCGACTATTATCAACAATCTCTTGCTATCACTCAAGAAGTCGGCGATCGCCGTGGTGAAGGAGTCACCCTCAGCAACATCGGCGGAATTTATTGGGAGCAGAGGCAGTATTCACAGGCTTTAGACTATTACCAACAAGCTCTTGCCATTGCTCGTGAAGTGGGCGATCGCCTTGGCGAAGGAGTCACCCTCAACAACATTGGCAGTGTTTACGCTAATCAACAACAATATGAGCAGGCATTAAGTTATCTGGAACAGGCACTTGCTATCCGTCGTGAGGTAGGCGATCGACAGGGTGAGGGGTTTACGCTGGGTTGGTTAAATACGGTTTATCGGGGATTGGGTCAACCCGATCGAGCGCAGGAGTTTCAAGCGCAGTGTGTGGCGATTCGAGAAGAGATTGGGGCACCGATCGGGTGTGGTGAGTAAGGGTTTAGATCTGCGACTTCTTGAAGAAGTCGCAGATCTGGAGGCAAGGGGCGATCGCTCCGTAGATACCCAACCATCGTCATGGCATTTCGGTCATAACCGACCACCCAATCCGGGTGTGGCATTCGGACAGAGGCGATCGCACAGACCCAAAAACAATTTGCCAAATGCCGCACCCCAACCACCCCGATTAACCAAAGGATCAGTAGGGGCGATCGTTCTCAATTTCAAATCGATTACAACGCGACGAATCAATCAACTACGTAAAATGAGCGGCGTTCCCCTATGGCAACGCGACTATTACGATCGCATCATCCGTGACGAAGAAGCCTTACTATTCATTCGGCAATACATTCAAAACAATCCCCTCGCATGGAGCAAGACCCATTACATCCCGACAACTCATCGGATGGGTAACAGAATTGAGGTTCTCGCCTTCCATATTGCGCGACGCTGACGACGATGCTCTACCTCCATCGTGAATAATCACCTTATCGGCGATAGCCGAAACAGGAAGCCCAGAGTAGCATTGATGGCATCTATTGAGTTCGCACAGGAATTTGACACAAATCATCATGCAACACCTTCGCCAATGGATTGTAGGGCTGGTCATCGCTCTAGTCACACTGCTTGGAATTGTGAGCGTACAACCCAAAATCTCTGCCCAAACCCCATCCGAGTTAACCCTGGATGTCGCAGGAGTGCAGGTAGAAGAAATTGCCAATGGGGTCTACAGTTTCATCTCCAGCACGGATTTTCCCCCTGCCGATCCAGAAAGGGTCGCGATTTGTAATGCCACCGTTGTGATTGGATCAGAGGGTGTTCTGGTGTTAGATCCATTCCAGAACGAAGCTCTTGCCAACCTTCTCTTTTCCACAGTAGCAACCCTCACCGACCAACCCATTCGATACGTTGTCAATACCCACTACCACTTTGACCACTCCGGTGGAAACGCCGCCGTCAAAGCTCAAGGATTTCCAATCCTGGGACGGGGGTTGATTCGGGAGTTTATGCTCACCCGCAACCGAGAAATGGATCCGAATGTCACTCCTCCAGACGTCGTGGTGAATGGTAAGCAGGAAATTTGGCTGGGCGATCGCCAGGTGCAGTTGATGGAGTTTGATGGTCATTCCGGTGGCACGGATATGGTGGCGTACATTCCCGATGCCGATGTGCTGGTAGCAGGAGACTTGCTCTTTTCTCAGCGAATTCCCTATCTGGGAGATGGCAATATTCGGCTGTGGCAAGAAAACCTGGATAAGCTGATCAGCAGCTATGGAACGGCGAAAGCTGTGCCGGGACATGGACCCATGGGCGATCGCACCACTCTCGTGACCCAGAAGACCTATCTCGCTGACCTGGAAGCTCTGGCTGTGGGGTGGCGAGAAGCAGGGTTGTCTCAGGAGGAAGCCATTGCTCAAACCACGGTTCCTGCTGCTTATGCAGATTATCTGTTTCAGGGGCTATTTCCTAACAATTTAGAGGTTGCTTATCAGCAGATTGTTTTGGGACAGGATGATGCAGCGTCGATTCAACAATACTTCGCGGCTCAACCGCCGCAATTGAAAGCTCTCTAACCAACTTGCTAACACTGATAGGACTGACAATGTCCTGCGTGGACTAGACGAACGAAGAAAATGATACCAATTTGAATTGGCTTCGCTGCACAGGATTCCGTAAGGGCGTTTCGCGAAACGCCCCTACCCCGTGATCTGCCACAATCAAACATTAAATCGGTATGAGATGCTATGGGCTGGATTACACAAGCTGTCATTACCGGAACAACTGCCTTTATTGCTACCAATATTGATGACATCGTTATCCTGATGTTGTTTTTTGCTCAGGTCAACACCACATTTCGCCCCCGACACATCATTATTGGTCAATACCTCGGATTTGCGGTTTTAATTCTGGCGAGTTTGCCGGGTTTCTTTGGAGGGTTGTTGATTCCGCGAGAATGGATTGGATTATTAGGCTTTTTGCCGATCGCCATTGGATTAAAGCAGTGGTTCAGTCCAGATGACGATGATGCAGTAAAAACCGTATCCGACGAGCTAATGCATCCCACCGAAAAGTCATCCCTCTCCTTCAATTTGGCAAAGGTGCTGGCTCCTCAAAGCTATAGTGTGGCAGCAGTTACTATTGCCAATGGTGGAGACAATATTGGTATATACATTCCACTTTTTGCCAACTCTAACTTAACAGTGTTAGGTATAACACTGATTGTTTTTTTTGTGTTAATTGCTGTGTGGTGTGCTGTTGCCTATCGACTCGCCCACTTCCCAGCGATCGCTCATGTGTTAACTCGACATGGTCATGCGATCGTACCATTTGTGTTAATCGGCTTGGGTATTTTCATTCTGGTGGAAAGTAAAACCTATCGACTTCTGAATTGGAGTTAATTTCTGCATCCCACTCTGTCAGGTTCTACTCTGTCAGGTCACACTATGCCATTAAAAAATAGAACATAACAACAAACATCAACACCACACTCACTTGCACAGCGGAGTCAACTTTTGTTAGCTCCTTCTTTTTACGCTGGGATCTCAGGCTAGAGCGAGTTGTAGCAGGTTGCGCGACGGGCAGACGATACCCCTCATCGAGCGTAATTTGTATCGTATCTACTGAAAGTTTCTCCAAAACTGGTTCTGGAGTACTTTCTGTAGAGTTGTGCGAGTCACGGTTTGTCTTATCTGATTCCGGAGGGGGTTCAACGGTCAACGATGGAGTTAACGAAGGCGGAACTAAAACAGGTTCCGGAATGGCTGTGGGCAGAGGAGAGGCAGGAGGTGCGATCGCGTCTACTTTCACAGCAACTGGTTCAGGCGTTTTTGGCTCAACCTGTTGGGTAACCACTGGGGCGGATACCGGAGTGGTGACGGTTTCAACGGAGGGTTGGGGGGATGGCTCTAGCAAAAACTCAGCAATCCAATCCGGGAAGTCTTCATCAACTTGCCACGCATACAACCGAACTCCAACAACAGACGCAGGGCGAAGGCGCAAAATGCCACGTCGGGTAAAGGCGATCGTGGCGTGTTGATTGAGTAGGCGAGGTGCTCGAAACATTAACTGAAGACACCCATCCTGTAAAATCGCCTTGACCCGAATTTTTTCCGAGATCAGCGCGTCATTCATCAGAACGGCGATCGCCGCTGCATCGCCTTGCTTCGCCCGTTCCATCAAAGCCTGTAAAACAGTCATGAGAGAAGCCATCCACCATTACAAAACAATTCCCGATGGATATCCGGCAATTGCTTTGTCATATTATAGTACTTTTGTACGATAGACGTTGTCAAAATTTGGCATTCTCCACAGGTATAGCCGTAGCCACATTCGATGGGGCAGAGGCAAGTCAGAAGGCTTTCCTAGAATCAGGATTCGAATCATTGCCTCTGGGTGCATCTGACGGTTAGGGGAGTGGCGGTTAAAACCGCAGACTTCGGCGTGAGCCTCAGCCGAACGCTACCAGAACAAAGCCTGCCTACGCAGGTTTAAAACCTCAGTCCGCGTCGGCAGACTCCGCTCCAATCGCCGCGAATTCATTCGCCAGGTTCAGTCCCTCAATCACTAGATGCACCTGATGCTGAGTTGTTTTGGGCTGTCTCTAACACTTGTTTGAGGGCAGATGCCACTTTCGGCAACGCTTTGTAGTTAAATAGGTTGCCAAAGAAACCCGGAATTTGAATAGTATCAATGGCTTGGCTGGTCAAATCATGCCAACCCAGAGCAGAGCCAAAATGCCATGCTCGGACTTGTCGAGTTGCCCGCAAAAGTACGATGGAACCAGGGTAAACTTTAGGTCTGTATTGAGCTTTAGCGGTTCGATTAATTGCCTCCGCCCGAATGTATCGCATTTCGTGGGAGAGCGTCTCTCCCAGATTGGTAGTTAGGTGAGGTGCGCTGGATGCCTCCGCACGATGTTGTTTGGTTTCAGGTTGAGGATTGCTGGTTTCAGTTAAAACTGTTTGGCGATCGCGCTGCTGCAATTTTCGTTTCAACACTGTATTAATCCTCTCTGGCAATTGACGCAATCCTCTCAGATTGCCGTGGTAGTAGTAGGATTTTTGCAGTTCAAACAGCGTTTTATGGACTGAATTTTGTAGCCTAAACCAGGAGGAGGTGGGCAGTGGTTTAGGAGCGTAGGAATCGATTAAGACAAAAAGAGCGATCGCTTCACCTTGAGCAAGCAATTGATGAGCTATTTCAAAGGCAACCACTCCGCCAAAACAGTGTCCCCCAATGAAGTAAGGTCCGTGGGGTTGAACCGTACGCATCTCTTCAATACAGTGAGCCGCTAACGCCTCAACCGTGGTTTGAGTGACGGGTTTGCCATCTAAGTCAGGGCGTTGAAAGGCATAAAAGGGTTGATCAGATCCCAGCAAACGAGCTACGCCAGACCATTTCAGAGCATCCGCTGCACCGCCATGAAAGAATAAAGAAGGTTTGGTGCCGTTAGGTTGTACAGGGACAAGAGCCATCCAGGGCGATCGCGTCCCTTGTTCCAAAAGGACTGCCAATTCAGCAATGGTGGGAGCCTGTAATAGTGTTGCGACGGGGAGGTCATAGCCCAACTGCTGTTTGATATCGCTCAACAGTTGTACCGCCAGAAGGGAATGCCCTCCTAAATCAAAGAAATTGTCATGAATTCCTACTTGTTCTAATTTCAACAACGTGCGCCAGATGACGGTTAATTTTTCTTCTAATGATGTTGTAGGAGCAACCAATGATGTATCCAGATGGCGTTGTGTCCAATCCACTGGGGGCAGTCCAGCGCGATCGATTTTGCCGCTAGCGGTCAGGGGCATCTCGGTTAGCGCAACAAACACCAGAGGAACCATGTAATCTGGCAGCGTCTGAGTGAGTGCTCGTCGTAGGCGGGTGGTTGAGGGGGCAGGCTCTGCCTGAGGAATAAAATAAGCAACCAATTGCTGTTCGCCATTGGCATCTGGTTGAGCAACAACCACAGCCTGTTTTATCGAACCAAGCTCTAACAAAGCGACTTCAATCTCGGATGGCTCAACCCGATAGCCTCGAATTTTGAGCATAAAGTCTTTGCGCCCTAAAAACTCCAGACAACCATCGGGACGCAGGCGACCCAAATCGCGGGTGAAATAGATTTGTGTTCCATCTCCAGTGGGACTGGGTAAAAACTTCTGACGAGTTAACTCGGGGTTGCGCCAGTATCCCGCTGAAAGATAACGACTTTTAACGACAATTTCTCCTACTTCATTGATGTCAACGGGTTGACCTGTCTCATCTACTAAATAAACCTCTTTATCTTCAATGGCGTAACCAACTGGGACGACAGGGCTATTAATTTCCGTGTGGCGATCGATGATAAAACGGCGAATCATGCCTGTTTCGGTTGAAGAGAGCCGTTGGATGAGGATGCAGTCTTCTGGAAAGTAGCGTCTAAACCGCTCTACATCGCGCCTGAATAACTTACCCGATGGAATGATCTGGCGTAACTTGGGAAATGTTTCTTCACCTGTTAACCAATCCAATAACTGTTGAAATAGCATCACCGGAAGATGAAATATGGTAATTCCCTCATGCGTGAGCCAATTTACTAAAGTATCTAGCCCTGCCCCTTTAACGTTATACAAACACAATGTTGCTCCATTTAAAAGAGCATTAAAAATATCAGAGATAGAAGCCCCAAAACTGCAAGAATACAGAAGCGAAATTTTATCGCCTGTGTGAATTTTGTAGTCGTTGGTTTCCAACCAGATGCGATGTAGAATTTCGCGATGGGGACGAGCAACCCCTTTTGCTTTTCCCGTTGAGCCGGAGGTATAAAAAATTCCCGCGAGGGTATCACCGTTAATCGGTACATCAACCTCATCAGAAATCTCTGTATCCAGTTCGTCAATGTTGAGAATTTGATAAGTGGTTTGTGTGGATACTAATTCCTGTGCCAGAGCGAGATTTTGGCTATTTGTGAGAATTAATTCACCCTGCAAATCACTCAAGATTTGACTTAACCGGAATTGTGGATAGGACGGGTCTAACGCAACATAGGCTTTGCCCGATATCAGTGTACCGAGCATTGCAGTCATCATCGCCGCATCATGCTCTAATAACAGGGCAATCGGTTCCTCACCTTGTCCTCGTTGACGCAAAATGGCATGAGCGATTTGATTGGCGTTGTGATGAAACTCAGTGTAGGTCAGTTGGTGGCGATCGCTCTGAATGGCGATATGGTCAGGAAATCGGTTGACCACATATCTGAAGCGATGGGCAATCGATCGCTCAATTTCATCTTTGGCAAAACCAATGAAGGTATGAGTTTGAGTCATCATGGTGTTCAGTCCAATGCTCTAAGGGTTGATTCATCCGATTGGTAGAACAGGACACCCATTTTGAATCAAAGCAACCGATGCTAAAGGTCTACCCTTGAGTAGAATCCTGCATTTGTCCGAGATGCAACTCCGTCTCAAAAGAAACTGTAATGCGATCGCCAGAGCAAAACTGCTCAAACATACTCCTGACGCAACTGACAAACGTTTGATATAGGGGATGATCCTCGTTTGGTGCAGGCGACAGTGACGACAATCGCCCTAAAAACTCTTCCCATGTCTCATCTCTAAAGCTGGGAAAGGCTAATCTCAAAACGTTTTCATGCCCATAATAGAAACTCAGTGGCACCCGTTCTCGCTCAAATTTGTCTGCCTTGACAGCCCACCCATTTTCTTCGACCCGTAACGCTTTAAACACCTTCAGCAATGCCTGATCCGTACACGGATTTTGCAGAATAGCGAGCCATCCTCCCGGTTTGAGAATTCGCAAAAACTCCTGGCGGGTTTGAGTCGGTTGAAACCAGTGAATCGCTCGCCCTACGACAATTAAATCAACGGATTGGTCGGGTAAGGTGGTTGCTTCTGATAAACCGTTGATGTTGAAAAAGCTTGGATAATGCCCCAACTGTTCAGCGGCGATCGCCCTCATTTCATCACTCGGTTCAATGGCAAACACCTGCTTGACCCGCTCTACAAAGTGTTGGCTCACCATGCCCGTACCCGACCCCACATCAGCCACAGCCGATTCTGCTGTCAGTTGACATCTGTCAACAATCGTAGCGATCGCATCGGGGACATAATCCCAGCGATAGCGAATGTATTTCTCTGCTTTTGTTGAAAATCGGCTAATGGTATCCATCGTGGATGATCAATTGTTTGCAAATGAGATGTGGCTATTGGGGATTGTTATACAAGCCTGCGATAAAACCGTTGGTTTCCAATTCTTTCACAATCGTCAAATCCACTACATCCTCTGGCTTTGTATTCGCAGCGTTGGCATTTTCAGCTTCTAACTGCGTCAGCAGGGTCTGAATGCCTTCAACACTGGGATAGGGTATCTGAGGCAGGTAGTTTTGCACTAAAACGTCGTAAGCTTCTACCAGGGATGGCTCATCTTCTTGAGGGTCAAGCAGCATATATTTTGCCATCACTTCCATCGTGCCAGATTTATCGGTTTGCATCAGGGCGATCGCCTCAGTAACTGCTTTCATTACACCTGAAACAACCGCTCGGTTTGACTCAATATACGTCCGGGTCGTCACGATTCCAGTGTGTTGATAGGGAATATCAAGTTTAGACATCTCAACTAAAACTTGATACCCCTTTTCCTTGGCTTCGATTGTTTCAGGGACGGATACTACCGTACCCACAACTTGCCCTGTTTCCATAGCGGCTAATCGTTCTCCCTGTCCACCAACCGCCAAAATCGTGACATCTTCATCGGGCTTTAAGTTCAGCGTCCTCAAAATCTCACGAATTGCTGCATCGGAAGCACTTCCGGGCTTACTCACAGCTAAGGCTTTGCCCCTCAGATCTTCAGCTGTCTTAATGTTGGGGGTCACCATGAGTGAATAGGGATAGGTATTGATGATTCCTCCGACAAACACTAAATCTTCACCCGCAACGACCGCATTTACGACTGCTGAGCCTGCAATTTGGCAAACTTCCGTATTGCCAGTCAGCACGGCAGTAGTCGCATCTGACCCCCCTTCAATGGATGACAGGCTCACCTTGACACTGTGCTTTTCAAATAGCCCTTTGTCCTGAGCGTACCAGGTCACAATTTGAGTTCCTGAAATGCCGCTGTAGCACATATTAATAGATGTATTTGCAGTAGCAGTGTCAGTTGAAGTAGTAGCTTGATTTGTGCAAGATACGACTACAACAGCAAAGAGTGTCAGAATTGCAGACCACCAGTATTTTGCTTTCATAGTGAGTTGGGAAGTGTGATGGGTGAGCAGAGAAATTTGATGAAGGGAAAATTAGGGCGATCGCCATCGCTCAAAACGAGTTTCTAGAAGTTTGAGTAATTCCGTTAAAACGTAACCTGTCAGAGCCAGAACAAAAATGCCAACGAACACCTTATCCGTTTGGAAAGTTGCCCCTGCTCTCCGGATCATGTGACCCACCCCCGCTTGGGCTGCAACCAGTTCTCCCACCACAACCCCAACCAATCCTCGACCGACGGCTAGGCGCATTCCCGCAATGATAAAGGGAATGGAGCTAGGCACCGCCAGAGTCGTAAAGATTTGGTAGTCATTTGCGCCAAACGAACGGGCGCACTTCAGTAAATTGGCATCAATGGTTCTCATACCTGACAACACATTGATCAAGATGGGAAAGACTGCTCCTAGAAAAACAACAGCAATTTTTGAACTGATGCCGATGCCTAACCACAAAATCAGCAGAGGGAGCAACGCAACACGGGGTGTGGCGTAGAGTGTTGAGATAAATGGATCAAAGGCTGCAAATAGACGACGATACCAACCGAGACAAATTCCCAATGGAATGCCAACCGCAACCGCCAGAGTAAACCCAGCGATGAACTCGGTCGCGCTCACCTGAATGTCGTACCAGAACCCGTTGGCAAACAACCACTGTGCTGCTTTGACAATACGACTGGGGGAACTGGTAAAGAGCGGTTTGACGATTCCCAAGTGAGGCAGGAGTTCCCAAATGATC
This DNA window, taken from Oscillatoria sp. FACHB-1407, encodes the following:
- a CDS encoding class I SAM-dependent methyltransferase gives rise to the protein MDTISRFSTKAEKYIRYRWDYVPDAIATIVDRCQLTAESAVADVGSGTGMVSQHFVERVKQVFAIEPSDEMRAIAAEQLGHYPSFFNINGLSEATTLPDQSVDLIVVGRAIHWFQPTQTRQEFLRILKPGGWLAILQNPCTDQALLKVFKALRVEENGWAVKADKFERERVPLSFYYGHENVLRLAFPSFRDETWEEFLGRLSSLSPAPNEDHPLYQTFVSCVRSMFEQFCSGDRITVSFETELHLGQMQDSTQG
- a CDS encoding ABC transporter substrate-binding protein, with amino-acid sequence MKAKYWWSAILTLFAVVVVSCTNQATTSTDTATANTSINMCYSGISGTQIVTWYAQDKGLFEKHSVKVSLSSIEGGSDATTAVLTGNTEVCQIAGSAVVNAVVAGEDLVFVGGIINTYPYSLMVTPNIKTAEDLRGKALAVSKPGSASDAAIREILRTLNLKPDEDVTILAVGGQGERLAAMETGQVVGTVVSVPETIEAKEKGYQVLVEMSKLDIPYQHTGIVTTRTYIESNRAVVSGVMKAVTEAIALMQTDKSGTMEVMAKYMLLDPQEDEPSLVEAYDVLVQNYLPQIPYPSVEGIQTLLTQLEAENANAANTKPEDVVDLTIVKELETNGFIAGLYNNPQ
- a CDS encoding MBL fold metallo-hydrolase; translation: MQHLRQWIVGLVIALVTLLGIVSVQPKISAQTPSELTLDVAGVQVEEIANGVYSFISSTDFPPADPERVAICNATVVIGSEGVLVLDPFQNEALANLLFSTVATLTDQPIRYVVNTHYHFDHSGGNAAVKAQGFPILGRGLIREFMLTRNREMDPNVTPPDVVVNGKQEIWLGDRQVQLMEFDGHSGGTDMVAYIPDADVLVAGDLLFSQRIPYLGDGNIRLWQENLDKLISSYGTAKAVPGHGPMGDRTTLVTQKTYLADLEALAVGWREAGLSQEEAIAQTTVPAAYADYLFQGLFPNNLEVAYQQIVLGQDDAASIQQYFAAQPPQLKAL
- a CDS encoding cadmium resistance transporter, which translates into the protein MGWITQAVITGTTAFIATNIDDIVILMLFFAQVNTTFRPRHIIIGQYLGFAVLILASLPGFFGGLLIPREWIGLLGFLPIAIGLKQWFSPDDDDAVKTVSDELMHPTEKSSLSFNLAKVLAPQSYSVAAVTIANGGDNIGIYIPLFANSNLTVLGITLIVFFVLIAVWCAVAYRLAHFPAIAHVLTRHGHAIVPFVLIGLGIFILVESKTYRLLNWS
- a CDS encoding alpha/beta fold hydrolase, with translation MMTQTHTFIGFAKDEIERSIAHRFRYVVNRFPDHIAIQSDRHQLTYTEFHHNANQIAHAILRQRGQGEEPIALLLEHDAAMMTAMLGTLISGKAYVALDPSYPQFRLSQILSDLQGELILTNSQNLALAQELVSTQTTYQILNIDELDTEISDEVDVPINGDTLAGIFYTSGSTGKAKGVARPHREILHRIWLETNDYKIHTGDKISLLYSCSFGASISDIFNALLNGATLCLYNVKGAGLDTLVNWLTHEGITIFHLPVMLFQQLLDWLTGEETFPKLRQIIPSGKLFRRDVERFRRYFPEDCILIQRLSSTETGMIRRFIIDRHTEINSPVVPVGYAIEDKEVYLVDETGQPVDINEVGEIVVKSRYLSAGYWRNPELTRQKFLPSPTGDGTQIYFTRDLGRLRPDGCLEFLGRKDFMLKIRGYRVEPSEIEVALLELGSIKQAVVVAQPDANGEQQLVAYFIPQAEPAPSTTRLRRALTQTLPDYMVPLVFVALTEMPLTASGKIDRAGLPPVDWTQRHLDTSLVAPTTSLEEKLTVIWRTLLKLEQVGIHDNFFDLGGHSLLAVQLLSDIKQQLGYDLPVATLLQAPTIAELAVLLEQGTRSPWMALVPVQPNGTKPSLFFHGGAADALKWSGVARLLGSDQPFYAFQRPDLDGKPVTQTTVEALAAHCIEEMRTVQPHGPYFIGGHCFGGVVAFEIAHQLLAQGEAIALFVLIDSYAPKPLPTSSWFRLQNSVHKTLFELQKSYYYHGNLRGLRQLPERINTVLKRKLQQRDRQTVLTETSNPQPETKQHRAEASSAPHLTTNLGETLSHEMRYIRAEAINRTAKAQYRPKVYPGSIVLLRATRQVRAWHFGSALGWHDLTSQAIDTIQIPGFFGNLFNYKALPKVASALKQVLETAQNNSASGASSD
- a CDS encoding ABC transporter permease, producing the protein MSKFRREPLNPTQLEQGKHPWQRCLQRHENTLLALMTLTIFLIIWELLPHLGIVKPLFTSSPSRIVKAAQWLFANGFWYDIQVSATEFIAGFTLAVAVGIPLGICLGWYRRLFAAFDPFISTLYATPRVALLPLLILWLGIGISSKIAVVFLGAVFPILINVLSGMRTIDANLLKCARSFGANDYQIFTTLAVPSSIPFIIAGMRLAVGRGLVGVVVGELVAAQAGVGHMIRRAGATFQTDKVFVGIFVLALTGYVLTELLKLLETRFERWRSP
- a CDS encoding transposase; amino-acid sequence: MSKGLDLRLLEEVADLEARGDRSVDTQPSSWHFGHNRPPNPGVAFGQRRSHRPKNNLPNAAPQPPRLTKGSVGAIVLNFKSITTRRINQLRKMSGVPLWQRDYYDRIIRDEEALLFIRQYIQNNPLAWSKTHYIPTTHRMGNRIEVLAFHIARR